From the genome of Lentimonas sp. CC4, one region includes:
- a CDS encoding histidine kinase, translated as MHMVLLNRFRMIRSIACGLLFCMLTLNLSAIEGIDYRTEGDWNTPTTLKPWSYDGQNRYGTAGYHFYNVTPLGGKKQANRPVDENLKSALPSYIKSITAAEKTYTTNSFGYLKIDAPGGSKGDKAESGLLAKMPHEPGAHVELLTIQLGKIENIYGFRVGILLANADRKEISPAEIVLSSERDTNWSRSIINLPKIKDGMWVFFNVSAKHSNDTLTLSVKCRDKHPAAIGGLVFDDLIVEPPEHPLNVISDKAVSHDGSAIWNAILGAPVEATIDDTWEHYLAMKLSGDYRKNEARIQAINDELGKLPTPYTGEPTGTGGYLCHWTGSNRNRVEINFRWSEPVSIDAIALLPLRLFLADENGLTDNAYWPGEIQIHAINGEQSTRLTTILEKNQRIRESLPELVTFQPHTTQHLRITLSDLAKKIGGYQFAGGFSEIYIFSQEDNVAPLAKIAASNSREGFRVFSKGYLTDEQTPLGLPEIGPRISGSLGLSVRPDNRHPKKPVDIVLNFKEPVTIDAVRLDPAVIYRPGQAFPIRFSVDLLNASGEVLQSDRSYRNTPLRNQGLNPYISHFPDTTAKSIRVRIFEISKPTDKSRPWVQISEITPMLKGAHIDQLATVSVLGMSQRSKSTGNLFGPTGRRLYWQDAFVYDGQTQAGRALPLREWVQGLYDRKQLLEEKLDLAGIQQDTTHSIRTKTLWSVCLLSAFVVLTSLYQIIQSKVKNRRDLRMARERIASDLHDDVGSNLGSITLHTEMLMDQVEAPSLVEHLQAIAQLSHESVYGLREVLHTSAPRIGRAQDILKYMEELSRLVFPDMHVALDLDPAVNKTLKTPERRKGLLLYYKEAITNIRSHAQCNRVSVSLHRVKNHLELIIEDDGVGMTAQKLSQQSTLRTLKLRAKEMNAALKIKSKVDQGTRLELHIPLININ; from the coding sequence ATGCACATGGTTCTTCTCAACCGCTTTCGAATGATCCGCTCCATTGCTTGCGGCCTGCTCTTCTGCATGCTGACGCTAAACTTGTCAGCAATCGAGGGCATCGACTATCGGACGGAGGGCGACTGGAATACACCCACCACGCTAAAGCCTTGGTCCTATGATGGGCAAAACCGCTACGGCACCGCAGGGTATCATTTCTATAATGTCACTCCACTTGGCGGAAAAAAGCAGGCCAACCGACCTGTTGATGAGAATCTAAAATCCGCTCTACCCTCCTACATCAAATCGATCACGGCAGCCGAAAAAACTTATACCACAAATTCCTTTGGCTATCTGAAAATCGATGCCCCCGGTGGGTCCAAAGGCGATAAAGCGGAATCGGGCCTGCTCGCCAAAATGCCGCATGAGCCCGGTGCTCACGTCGAATTGCTGACGATTCAACTGGGGAAAATCGAGAACATCTACGGCTTTCGGGTCGGCATACTCTTGGCGAACGCGGATCGTAAGGAGATCTCCCCTGCGGAGATCGTTCTCAGCAGCGAGAGAGATACGAATTGGAGCCGAAGCATCATCAACTTGCCTAAGATTAAGGACGGCATGTGGGTGTTTTTCAATGTATCGGCAAAGCACTCCAATGATACTTTGACCTTATCCGTCAAATGCCGCGACAAACACCCTGCCGCCATTGGTGGCCTAGTGTTCGACGACCTGATCGTGGAGCCGCCTGAGCACCCCTTGAATGTGATCTCGGACAAAGCGGTTTCACACGATGGAAGCGCCATTTGGAATGCCATATTGGGAGCGCCAGTGGAAGCAACGATCGATGACACTTGGGAACACTATTTAGCGATGAAGCTGTCTGGTGATTACCGAAAAAATGAGGCGCGCATCCAGGCCATTAACGATGAACTAGGTAAATTGCCGACCCCCTACACTGGCGAGCCGACAGGAACTGGAGGCTACCTATGCCATTGGACTGGCTCCAATAGAAACAGAGTCGAAATTAACTTCCGTTGGAGTGAGCCTGTCTCCATCGATGCCATAGCCCTTCTGCCACTTCGGCTCTTTCTCGCAGATGAAAATGGCTTAACCGATAATGCCTACTGGCCAGGCGAGATCCAGATTCACGCGATCAACGGAGAGCAGAGCACCCGATTAACAACCATCCTTGAGAAAAATCAAAGAATACGAGAGTCACTGCCCGAGCTCGTCACCTTCCAACCCCACACCACACAGCACTTAAGGATTACACTCAGCGACCTTGCCAAAAAAATAGGCGGTTACCAATTTGCAGGCGGGTTTTCCGAAATTTACATTTTCTCTCAAGAAGACAATGTCGCACCTCTAGCAAAAATTGCGGCAAGCAACAGTCGCGAGGGTTTCCGAGTCTTTTCGAAAGGATACCTCACTGATGAACAAACCCCGCTCGGCTTGCCTGAAATCGGGCCGAGAATCTCAGGTAGTCTAGGCCTATCCGTCCGCCCCGACAATCGACATCCCAAGAAACCAGTCGATATCGTCCTGAATTTTAAGGAACCAGTTACTATTGATGCGGTTCGACTCGATCCAGCCGTCATCTATAGGCCCGGGCAAGCGTTTCCGATCCGTTTCAGTGTCGATTTACTCAATGCTAGCGGCGAGGTGCTGCAGAGTGATCGAAGCTATCGGAATACACCGCTGAGGAATCAAGGCCTCAACCCCTACATCTCTCATTTTCCGGACACTACGGCTAAGTCGATTCGCGTTCGAATCTTCGAAATATCGAAGCCGACTGACAAATCGCGTCCATGGGTGCAGATCAGTGAAATCACACCCATGCTGAAAGGAGCGCACATTGATCAGCTTGCGACAGTCAGCGTCTTGGGCATGAGTCAGCGGTCAAAAAGCACAGGTAACCTCTTTGGTCCCACCGGAAGGCGCCTCTACTGGCAGGATGCATTCGTATATGATGGACAAACTCAAGCAGGACGTGCGTTGCCGCTGCGTGAATGGGTGCAAGGGCTATATGATCGGAAACAGCTGCTAGAAGAGAAACTCGACTTAGCTGGAATCCAACAAGACACCACCCATAGCATTCGCACGAAAACCTTGTGGTCAGTCTGTCTGCTGAGTGCATTCGTGGTGCTTACATCGCTATACCAGATTATTCAATCCAAAGTAAAAAACCGTCGTGACTTGCGTATGGCCAGAGAGCGAATTGCAAGCGATTTGCACGACGACGTGGGCAGTAATTTGGGTTCGATTACGCTACACACCGAGATGCTAATGGATCAAGTCGAAGCGCCTTCCCTCGTTGAGCATTTACAAGCAATTGCTCAACTCTCTCATGAGAGTGTTTACGGGCTTCGTGAAGTGCTGCACACCTCCGCTCCGCGTATTGGTCGAGCGCAGGACATCCTAAAATATATGGAAGAGTTAAGTCGGTTGGTATTCCCTGACATGCACGTGGCGCTCGACTTGGACCCTGCAGTCAATAAAACCCTCAAAACCCCCGAGCGAAGAAAGGGACTTCTACTCTACTACAAGGAAGCGATCACCAACATTCGCTCACACGCTCAGTGCAATCGTGTTTCCGTGTCGCTGCATAGAGTCAAAAATCACCTCGAATTGATCATTGAGGATGACGGCGTCGGCATGACTGCTCAGAAGCTGTCGCAGCAAAGCACGTTGCGCACTTTAAAGCTAAGAGCGAAAGAGATGAATGCCGCCTTGAAGATCAAATCCAAAGTGGATCAAGGCACGCGATTGGAGCTACATATCCCGCTGATAAACATCAACTGA
- a CDS encoding DUF1501 domain-containing protein, which produces MKPYNTSRRDFLKNSSMGFGMLAASSLFQRDLFGASLSSPLAPKVPHFASKAKSVIFLYMDGGVSQVDSFDPKPQLAKENGQKPKFKVDATVFNNNGGLLKSPWEFKRYGESGIPVSDLFPHIGSCADDLCVIRSMTALSPNHPNANYALHCGHVLAGRPSMGAWCSYGLGTMNQNLPSYVVVNGGLIPPGGMQTFGNGFLPANHQASIVVPKHPVMNNIAPRESLSKLQRKKLDYLNSIDTAFFKKYHHADQVETAIENYELAYRMQMEVPEVTDISKETDATKRLYGMDSPFDQTRQYGSQCLIARRLVEQGVRFVELTVSGIGGADRWDQHGNLKEGHEMNAFAVDQPIAGLIKDLKSRGLLDSTLLVFSGEFGRTPFAQGTNGRDHNPQGFSMWMAGGGIKGGTIYGATDEYGYRAVENKMDVHDLHANMMHLMGINHKELTYRFSGRDVRLTDVHGHIIPDILA; this is translated from the coding sequence ATGAAACCATACAACACCAGTCGAAGAGATTTTCTAAAGAACAGTTCTATGGGATTTGGTATGCTGGCCGCGTCCAGTCTTTTTCAGCGCGACTTGTTTGGAGCCAGTTTATCGTCGCCACTTGCCCCGAAGGTGCCGCATTTTGCGTCGAAGGCGAAGAGTGTGATCTTTCTCTATATGGATGGAGGCGTCTCGCAGGTCGACTCCTTTGACCCCAAGCCACAGCTCGCGAAGGAGAACGGTCAGAAGCCGAAATTCAAGGTCGATGCCACTGTCTTCAATAACAACGGCGGCCTATTGAAAAGCCCATGGGAGTTTAAACGCTATGGTGAAAGTGGTATTCCGGTCAGTGACCTGTTCCCACATATTGGTTCCTGCGCAGATGACTTGTGCGTGATTCGTTCGATGACGGCCTTGTCGCCGAATCACCCGAATGCGAATTATGCATTGCACTGCGGCCACGTGCTCGCGGGTCGTCCAAGTATGGGGGCATGGTGCTCGTATGGTCTAGGCACGATGAATCAGAATTTGCCGAGTTATGTGGTCGTCAATGGAGGGCTCATACCACCGGGCGGCATGCAGACCTTTGGCAATGGCTTCCTGCCGGCGAACCACCAGGCTTCGATCGTGGTGCCAAAACATCCGGTGATGAATAATATCGCGCCGCGTGAATCACTTTCAAAGCTACAGCGCAAGAAGCTCGATTATCTCAACAGTATTGATACGGCATTCTTCAAAAAATACCACCATGCGGATCAGGTGGAGACTGCGATCGAGAACTATGAGCTCGCCTATCGTATGCAAATGGAGGTGCCTGAGGTCACTGATATTTCGAAAGAGACCGACGCAACGAAACGACTGTATGGCATGGACTCGCCATTCGATCAAACACGTCAATATGGCTCACAGTGCTTGATCGCCCGCCGCTTGGTCGAGCAGGGGGTGCGCTTTGTCGAGTTGACGGTATCTGGCATTGGTGGGGCGGATCGCTGGGATCAGCACGGCAATTTGAAGGAAGGGCATGAGATGAATGCGTTTGCCGTGGATCAACCGATTGCAGGATTGATTAAAGATTTAAAGTCACGCGGTTTGCTGGATTCCACGCTGCTTGTTTTCAGTGGTGAGTTTGGACGCACGCCGTTTGCTCAAGGCACGAATGGGCGCGATCACAATCCACAAGGCTTCAGCATGTGGATGGCCGGCGGCGGTATCAAAGGCGGCACGATTTATGGTGCGACTGATGAATACGGCTATCGCGCAGTCGAGAATAAGATGGATGTGCATGACCTCCACGCCAACATGATGCACCTCATGGGGATAAATCACAAGGAGTTGACCTATCGTTTTAGCGGTCGCGATGTCCGCCTCACCGATGTGCATGGTCATATCATTCCCGACATCCTTGCTTAA
- a CDS encoding SDR family oxidoreductase, with the protein MNNLDTTPKDLVGKVALVTGSSTGLGLAIAKELSNRGAKVALNYAHNQARAEAAFESFAKEGGVGALFKADVTEQASIQRLVAEIKAELGAVDILVPNATLDQPIKPIEDYRWEDYETMVRFFIKSPFLLTQAVIREMKANQWGRIVNLSSEVVELGVPNFSAYVAAKGGQKAWTHSMSNELAPFGITVNSVSPGWIPTERHADACESELDAYLEAIPAGRWGTPEDIAVAVANFCSPAASFVTGQTLCVNGGRSVS; encoded by the coding sequence ATGAACAATTTGGATACAACACCTAAGGACTTAGTCGGCAAAGTTGCTTTAGTCACTGGCAGTTCAACTGGGCTCGGTCTCGCGATTGCCAAAGAGCTCAGCAATCGAGGCGCGAAAGTCGCCTTGAATTATGCGCACAATCAAGCACGTGCGGAAGCCGCATTTGAGTCCTTTGCAAAAGAGGGTGGAGTGGGGGCACTGTTTAAGGCCGACGTGACTGAGCAGGCATCGATTCAGCGACTGGTAGCAGAGATTAAAGCCGAACTCGGCGCGGTCGATATACTTGTCCCCAATGCGACGCTCGATCAACCCATCAAGCCGATCGAGGACTACCGGTGGGAAGACTACGAAACAATGGTGCGCTTCTTTATCAAGAGTCCGTTCCTACTCACGCAGGCGGTGATTCGTGAAATGAAGGCGAATCAGTGGGGCCGCATCGTGAATTTATCGAGTGAAGTCGTCGAACTCGGCGTGCCGAACTTCAGCGCTTATGTCGCCGCTAAAGGTGGGCAGAAAGCATGGACGCATAGTATGTCCAACGAGCTCGCTCCGTTTGGGATTACTGTGAATTCCGTCTCTCCTGGTTGGATTCCAACGGAGCGACACGCCGACGCCTGCGAATCGGAATTGGATGCTTATCTAGAAGCCATTCCAGCCGGCCGTTGGGGCACCCCAGAAGACATCGCCGTGGCGGTCGCCAATTTCTGTTCGCCTGCGGCATCCTTTGTTACTGGGCAAACACTCTGCGTGAATGGCGGACGCAGCGTATCTTAA
- a CDS encoding response regulator transcription factor, translated as MYQLPLGNATLEAIESICRGFNPRNLLVPLSSADKVNAMNSASDPSPSRISVCIIEDHSDYRRTLLKAINSTAKLTCDESFSNAEDALLHFEGNSKPDVLVLDLGLPGIDGIDAIPKFCELCPDTKILVLTVFENKTRVFQALGAGATGYLIKSGGLKSITQGIEDAYNGIAPLSSEIAHMVFATFKAFKPTNPDTEITEREAEVLQKLSDGGTRIMIADELNVSRHTVDSHIRNIYRKLQVHNVSGAIKKAAELGIFN; from the coding sequence ATGTATCAGCTTCCCTTAGGTAATGCCACTCTAGAAGCGATCGAGAGTATATGCCGCGGGTTTAACCCGCGCAATTTACTTGTCCCCCTCTCCTCTGCTGACAAGGTGAACGCCATGAATTCCGCTTCAGACCCGTCCCCCTCACGTATTAGTGTTTGTATCATCGAAGATCATTCGGATTACCGTAGAACACTGCTCAAAGCGATTAACTCGACAGCCAAGCTGACTTGTGACGAATCGTTCTCGAACGCGGAAGATGCCCTGCTCCATTTCGAGGGCAACAGTAAGCCAGACGTGTTGGTGCTCGACCTAGGGCTCCCAGGCATTGATGGGATCGACGCGATTCCGAAGTTCTGCGAACTATGCCCAGACACCAAAATTCTAGTGCTCACTGTATTTGAGAATAAAACCCGAGTTTTCCAGGCCTTAGGTGCCGGCGCCACAGGTTATTTGATCAAGTCCGGCGGCTTGAAGTCGATCACTCAGGGAATTGAGGATGCCTATAATGGAATCGCGCCCTTGAGCTCTGAAATCGCGCACATGGTATTTGCCACTTTCAAAGCATTTAAGCCAACCAACCCAGACACTGAAATCACTGAGCGCGAAGCTGAAGTGCTGCAAAAACTGTCTGATGGAGGGACTCGGATCATGATCGCCGACGAGTTGAATGTGAGTCGGCACACTGTGGATAGTCACATACGTAATATCTACCGTAAGCTTCAAGTGCACAATGTCTCAGGTGCGATCAAGAAGGCCGCAGAGCTCGGCATCTTCAACTAA
- a CDS encoding c-type cytochrome domain-containing protein: MKKFFFLLSTTLLLGLGLLLGWLVIFTEGQVTAESTLQWTQFLGRFHPVILHLPIGLFVGLVIIELAALCKCNEGLKRAAHILVWLMAITSVVTAYLGLLLAANGDYSGDTLWLHKWLGIVFAATALVVAFFKVRSVYYGGRGTRVYQLLMLGLLLLLPVVGHYGGNLTHGSGYLTEYAPDWLKALIDEPVERAELSSAETGMIEDNRYTQQIQPLLDQYCVQCHGIEKQKSKYRLDTYDTLMTPGKLGDTPIEPYEISESMLLEYMLLPEADDMAMPPEGKPRPSAEEIMMFAHWVADGAEGPPIDEAALAEERAAKEAEQAQLDQLISSGIMVLPLSLESEFFIVDFQNAKGSIAAEDFALLANFKDRIWELKLTGVPVTAQQLEYLRGAAELRSLNLSGLADADAAVDVLNSFKSLETLNLFGSDLSDTGLAALAVPTVGSLYIGSTQVSPEQFSAFQQARTDIQVYGDVDMDAITKIQAMDLENSAKFDPNKK, from the coding sequence ATGAAAAAGTTTTTCTTTCTGCTGAGCACCACGCTATTGCTGGGCTTGGGACTCTTACTCGGTTGGCTCGTAATTTTCACAGAGGGACAAGTGACTGCCGAATCAACCTTACAATGGACGCAGTTTTTGGGGCGCTTTCACCCCGTCATTTTACACCTGCCGATCGGTCTCTTTGTTGGGCTCGTCATCATCGAACTCGCCGCACTCTGTAAATGTAACGAAGGGCTGAAGCGTGCGGCACATATTCTAGTGTGGCTGATGGCGATTACCTCAGTGGTCACTGCCTACCTAGGGCTCCTGCTTGCTGCAAACGGCGACTATTCGGGTGATACACTGTGGCTGCATAAATGGTTGGGGATTGTCTTTGCCGCGACCGCGCTCGTCGTCGCATTTTTCAAAGTGCGTTCGGTTTATTATGGAGGAAGAGGCACGCGGGTTTACCAGTTGTTGATGCTTGGTCTGCTTCTGCTACTCCCCGTGGTAGGTCATTATGGCGGTAATCTCACGCACGGTTCAGGCTACCTGACCGAATACGCTCCGGATTGGCTGAAGGCGCTGATTGATGAGCCTGTAGAGCGCGCCGAATTATCTAGCGCTGAGACGGGAATGATCGAAGACAATCGCTACACCCAGCAAATCCAGCCCTTGCTCGATCAATACTGTGTGCAGTGTCATGGTATTGAGAAGCAGAAGAGTAAGTATCGCCTAGATACCTATGACACTTTGATGACGCCTGGTAAGTTGGGCGATACGCCGATCGAGCCTTATGAGATCAGTGAGAGTATGCTCCTCGAGTATATGTTGTTGCCTGAGGCAGACGACATGGCCATGCCGCCAGAAGGCAAGCCACGCCCAAGCGCTGAGGAGATCATGATGTTTGCGCACTGGGTGGCAGATGGTGCCGAAGGCCCACCAATCGACGAAGCAGCACTTGCTGAAGAACGGGCGGCGAAAGAAGCCGAACAAGCACAGCTCGACCAATTGATCTCAAGCGGGATCATGGTGTTGCCGTTAAGCCTCGAATCAGAGTTCTTTATTGTCGATTTCCAAAATGCAAAAGGAAGTATTGCTGCTGAAGACTTCGCGTTATTAGCAAACTTCAAGGATCGTATTTGGGAATTGAAATTGACGGGGGTGCCTGTGACGGCCCAACAACTGGAATACCTCCGAGGCGCTGCAGAGCTTCGCAGCTTGAACCTCTCTGGTTTGGCTGACGCCGATGCCGCGGTGGATGTGCTCAACTCGTTCAAATCCTTAGAAACGCTCAATTTATTTGGGAGCGACCTAAGTGACACCGGCCTTGCGGCGCTAGCCGTGCCGACTGTGGGCTCATTGTATATCGGCTCCACCCAAGTATCGCCGGAGCAGTTCAGTGCCTTTCAGCAAGCGCGCACTGACATTCAAGTCTATGGCGACGTCGATATGGATGCGATTACGAAGATCCAAGCGATGGACTTAGAGAACTCTGCCAAATTTGACCCTAATAAGAAGTAA
- a CDS encoding aldose epimerase family protein, translating to MKTITPCLLAMCSILTSNLLADRASITLNEFGEFEEQAVTLYTLTNEQGMVAKITDYGGVVVSLLVPDRDGKLEDVVLGFEDFSAYEADGGWYGAITGRTANRIKHGKFTIDDNDYQLATNNGPNHMHGGVKGFNKKLWKGIASVTNGEPQLKLEYVSPDGEEGFPGQLSISTTYTLTADNGLKIEYHATTDKPTICNITHHSYWNIGGPSRDSILEQELQMFADAYNPTDENYIPTGEIRSVAGTPFDFSQPKPIGRDIDAEDPQLKIGKGYDHNFVINGEPGTLRPVARLHDPESGRVMEMLSTDHGVQVYSGNWFDGSVVGRGDIPYTHRIAICFECQHFPDAINQPNFTSPILRPGEVYEKTTVYRFSVR from the coding sequence ATGAAAACCATTACCCCATGCCTGCTCGCTATGTGCTCAATTCTAACTTCCAATCTGTTGGCTGACCGAGCCTCCATCACGCTCAATGAATTCGGCGAATTTGAGGAGCAAGCGGTGACACTCTATACGCTCACGAATGAACAAGGCATGGTGGCTAAAATCACTGACTATGGTGGAGTCGTCGTCAGCCTACTCGTGCCAGACCGCGATGGAAAACTTGAAGATGTCGTGCTCGGCTTTGAGGACTTCTCCGCATATGAGGCAGACGGAGGATGGTATGGTGCCATCACCGGACGCACCGCGAATCGTATTAAACATGGCAAGTTTACCATTGATGATAACGACTACCAGCTCGCCACCAACAACGGCCCCAATCATATGCACGGTGGGGTAAAGGGCTTTAACAAAAAACTCTGGAAAGGGATCGCTTCGGTAACCAACGGCGAGCCGCAACTAAAGCTGGAATATGTCTCTCCCGATGGTGAAGAAGGATTCCCTGGTCAGTTGAGCATATCGACGACTTACACACTCACGGCAGACAACGGTCTCAAGATCGAATATCACGCAACAACGGACAAGCCCACGATCTGCAATATCACACATCACAGCTACTGGAACATCGGAGGCCCGAGTCGGGATAGTATTCTGGAGCAAGAGCTGCAGATGTTTGCTGATGCCTATAATCCGACCGACGAGAACTACATCCCGACCGGTGAGATTCGCTCGGTTGCTGGCACACCTTTTGACTTCAGCCAGCCAAAGCCAATTGGCCGCGATATCGATGCGGAGGATCCGCAATTAAAAATAGGGAAGGGGTATGACCATAATTTCGTGATCAACGGCGAGCCAGGCACACTACGGCCCGTCGCACGCTTGCATGACCCCGAGAGCGGTCGGGTCATGGAAATGCTCTCCACCGATCACGGTGTCCAAGTCTATTCCGGCAATTGGTTCGACGGATCTGTGGTCGGCCGAGGTGATATTCCTTACACGCATCGCATCGCGATCTGTTTCGAGTGTCAGCACTTCCCTGACGCGATCAATCAGCCGAACTTCACATCGCCAATTTTAAGGCCGGGCGAAGTGTATGAAAAGACGACGGTGTATCGCTTCTCGGTTCGATAG